The following DNA comes from Hahella chejuensis KCTC 2396.
GATATTGGCATGTTAATAATCAGGCGCAGGGAAGCGGCGTCATATTTAAATATTGCACGACACGCGGCGTCGCAGCCCTGTTCGGGCTTGCGCCATGGGGCAGATAGTGATGCCAGATGATCAGCGAGCCCGCAGGCGCGGCGACATACTTGAGTTTAAAGTGGGAGAGATCTTGTTGATTCGGGTCTGCGCCAGGAGGCAGTTGCGCCATCCAGTCGATCATTTGGCGATGAAAGCCTGGCGCGCAATGAAAAGCGCCCTGATTCTCCGCGACGTCGGTGAGATAGATAAGGCCTTGTGTGCGCAATTCCGGCGCGCGACTGAAGTCCACGTCCCAATGCAGCCGGGTTCCAAAAAACTGATATAGCGGCGTTTCCGGCGGATTAAACCCCGCCCGGTCAATCGAGCACTGTAAGCTTTCCGTTCCCCAGATATCTGCAAATGCCTGACGCATTTTTTCGGAAGAACGATTGGCGTCCAGCACGGGATCACGAAACAATTGCACCATGATGTTTTGCTGCGCCTGATGCGCGAGATACCATGTCTCCGGTCGATCCGGACTTTTCTGCAAAAAGCGATAGATTACGTCAACAGAAGCCTGGCATTGAGGCTTATCCAGCACACCTTCCACCACCAGGTATCCATTCTCACGCCAGAACGCAATCTGACTCTCACTTAGATATTTAGGCGCATCGCCACACCACGGCCCCTCCAGGATTTCCCTGGCGTTCAGCTGCTGTGTGTACGCCCCGGCCCGATAGTCGCCCAGAACTCGGTTAATATCGTCGATACGCGCTTTGCTTAAACCGCCCGGGTTCTGTTTCAAGACCCAGCTTTCGAACTCGGCGAAACTCGGCTCACCGCAATAGAGAAAGCCCAGGCACTGATCAAGCCCCAGCCCCAACAGATTCATCAGCGCCACATCTGTTCGCCATTCCTCCTGTCGAAGCCGTTCCTCCAGCTTGCCGCATTTATTCAAGCGCGTCTTATGCCAAAGCCGCTTGAGACGTTGCACGCCAAGACTTCCCACTTCTTCCGCAGAAGGCAGCTTTTCGTATGTTTGAGTCTGAGGGGTTGAATTGGATGACCGAGCCCCGGAGCCAGTATTAGGGACATAGCTCATCAAAATACCTTCCTTGACAGGTTAACAGGCTGGTCTCAATTTTCTCTCGCAACCACTCGTCCGCCACACAGTCGATAACCAGGTTGAT
Coding sequences within:
- a CDS encoding phytanoyl-CoA dioxygenase family protein; translated protein: MSYVPNTGSGARSSNSTPQTQTYEKLPSAEEVGSLGVQRLKRLWHKTRLNKCGKLEERLRQEEWRTDVALMNLLGLGLDQCLGFLYCGEPSFAEFESWVLKQNPGGLSKARIDDINRVLGDYRAGAYTQQLNAREILEGPWCGDAPKYLSESQIAFWRENGYLVVEGVLDKPQCQASVDVIYRFLQKSPDRPETWYLAHQAQQNIMVQLFRDPVLDANRSSEKMRQAFADIWGTESLQCSIDRAGFNPPETPLYQFFGTRLHWDVDFSRAPELRTQGLIYLTDVAENQGAFHCAPGFHRQMIDWMAQLPPGADPNQQDLSHFKLKYVAAPAGSLIIWHHYLPHGASPNRAATPRVVQYLNMTPLPCA